The Bifidobacteriaceae bacterium genomic interval GTACATGGAGAACACGAAGTCGGTCAGGCCGGCCGCGTCAAGGCGTTCCAGCACCTGGCCGCCGGTTTGCCCCCGCGCTGCGCCGTAGCGTTCTATCAGGTAGACGAAGAATTCGGTTTCCTTGTCCATCATGCCGT includes:
- a CDS encoding DUF3791 domain-containing protein, with the protein product MMDKETEFFVYLIERYGAARGQTGGQVLERLDAAGLTDFVFSMYDLYHAERLQNAFDDLDELFEHGLPPDLRAD